The Mytilus trossulus isolate FHL-02 chromosome 3, PNRI_Mtr1.1.1.hap1, whole genome shotgun sequence genome contains a region encoding:
- the LOC134712558 gene encoding DNA polymerase delta subunit 3-like: MGTIDEMYLDNLDEWVNDENQIVTFKKLSLELQVHVNKAKQMLYSFVQHQRNNKDNDHLFVTYFVAGLSHPVVGVKTVKCMVVPEENIEAFKSTLSVVTSSHIYSVGRSKVKDDNKLYLADYDSLHKDSTTNTDIFKFSAIKYPKAKLRSDAEVESQKRYKTEPTTSKQVNGTSKQNGENGHVSQKTKQNGENSNVSQKPAEKPQKKGGIAGMFANQAKKPDNKTKSPEKDTKNKTKSPEKDTKEVKEEHTKDSKKNTKESSNKKGGVMAFFSKQTAKANEKPPEPVKKDNIVKSEPEVKKETIKKEPSPAKRKASDKGKGKRSKSGQDSDDDSQKKRRRIKAVLIDSSSEEEMDYESPIPSPVREPSPAPESPVPKEAEKESPEKHSPEKTTYTNNGEKKRKRRRKQVPKTFMDDEGYMVTEKVWEEVSTDASETEAPPPPKKPQEKTTKSPQKKKASPKKKSPPSAGGRKQAAMTNFFKKK, translated from the exons gTTACATTCAAGAAGTTAAGTTTAGAATTACAAGTTCATGTGAATAAAGCGAAACA GATGTTATATTCTTTTGTTCAACATCAGAGAAACAACAAAGACAATGACCATCTGTTTGTGACATATTTCGTTGCTGGCTTGTCACATCCTGTTGTCGGAGTTAAG ACAGTAAAATGTATGGTTGTTCCTGAGGAAAATATAGAGGCATTTAAATCCACATTATCTGTGGTTACAAGTTCACATATCTACAGTGTCGGTAGATCCAAGGTCAAG GATGATAACAAATTGTACCTAGCTGACTACGACTCTTTACATAAAGATAGTACAACAAATACAGATATATTCAA atttagCGCAATAAAATATCCAAAAGCAAAACTTAGATCAGATGCAGAGGTTGAATCACAGAAAAGATACAAAACTGAACCCACCACATCAAAACAG GTTAACGGTACTTCAAAGCAGAATGGAGAAAATGGTCATGTCtctcaaaaaacaaaacagaatgGAGAAAATAGTAATGTCTCTCAAAAACCAGCAGAGAAACCTCAGAAAAAAGGAGGAATTGCAGGAATGTTTGCTAATCAAGCAAAAAAGCctgataataaaacaaaatcacctGAGAAAGATACAAAGAATAAAACTAAGTCACCTGAGAAAGATACAAAGGAGGTGAAAGAAGAACACACCAAAGACAGTAAAAAGAATACAAAG gaatcatcaaacaaaaaagGAGGAGTCATGGCATTCTTTTCCAAACAGACAG CAAAAGCTAATGAGAAGCCACCAGAACcagtaaaaaaagataatattgtGAAATCTGAGCCAGaagttaaaaaagaaacaataaaaaaggAGCCCTCACCAGCAAAAAG gaaagCTTCTGATAAAGGGAAAGGTAAAAGATCCAAATCTGGACAAGACTCGG aTGATGATAgtcaaaagaaaagaagaagaatAAAAGCTGTGTTAATAGACAGCAGTAGTGAGGAAG AAATGGATTACGAAAGTCCTATACCTAGTCCTGTTAGAGAACCATCACCTGCTCCAGAGTCCCCTGTTCCTAAGGAAGCAGAGAAAGAAAGTCCTGAAAAACATTCACCAGAGAAAACAACCTACACAAATAATggagagaaaaagagaaaaaggaGGAGAAAACAAGTCCCTAAAACCTTTATGGATGATGAAGGATACATGG tgACAGAGAAGGTTTGGGAAGAAGTATCAACAGATGCATCAGAGACAGAGGCACCACCTCCTCCAAAGAAACCTCAAGAAAAAACCACAAAGTCACCACAG aaaaagaaaGCCTCACCAAAGAAAAAATCCCCACCATCAGCAGGAGGTAGAAAGCAAGCAGCAATGactaatttctttaaaaagaaatga